The Cucumis melo cultivar AY chromosome 5, USDA_Cmelo_AY_1.0, whole genome shotgun sequence genome has a segment encoding these proteins:
- the LOC103491590 gene encoding glucan endo-1,3-beta-glucosidase 4 isoform X2: MKDDRKERRVIFEVDVSVNWRMHEKWPAVLFLLTSVMTFHVRGAFVGINIGTHVSSLPPASDVVSMLKQYEFTHVRLYDANAQLLKAFANSSTEVMVGVTNEEVLKIGKSPSAAAAWVNKNVVLYTPATNITAIAVGSEVLTSIPNAARVLIRAMKYLHKALVAANLNLQIKVSTPQSMDVILTSFPPSTATFNSSLNSTIYQLLQFLKKTNSYYMLNVYPYHGYIKGNGNFPLDYALFQPLSINRQIVDPNTLLHYNNMFDAMLDATYHSIKALNFSDIPIVVTESGWPWSDGADEPYATKQNAEIYVNNLISRVLNGSGPPSEPTKPVNTYIYELFSEDQKPEPMSQKNWGVLSTKGSAIYRLSSLSSRVAGSSSVVYCVAKDGADPGKLQNGLNWACGQGGANCSAIQPGQPCFLPDNIVNHASYAYNDYYQKMQLNGGTCNFDGTATLTNTNPSRGSCVYTGSVNPSGGNGASPPTPSLTLGPSSDFLPPSSSSKLDARQFHFLSSPMLLSAFFLLLT, from the exons ATGAAGGACGACCGGAAGGAACGAAGAGTAATATTTGAAGTTGATGTTTCGGTAAACTGGAGGATGCATGAGAAATGGCCTGCAGTTCTGTTTTTGCTCACGTCTGTCATGACTTTCCATGTAAGAG GAGCATTTGTGGGGATAAATATTGGCACTCATGTTTCCAGTCTTCCACCTGCCTCAGATGTGGTTTCAATGCTCAAACAGTACGAGTTTACGCATGTTAGACTCTATGATGCCAATGCCCAATTACTCAAAGCCTTTGCAAATAGTAGCACCGAAGTAATGGTTGGTGTTACAAATGAGGAGGTTCTAAAGATTGGAAAGTCTCCATCAGCTGCTGCTGCTTGGGTTAATAAGAATGTTGTACTTTATACACCTGCAACCAATATAACAGCTATTGCTGTAGGCAGTGAGGTTCTTACCTCAATCCCTAATGCAGCCCGAGTCTTGATTCGTGCCATGAAATACCTTCATAAAGCCCTTGTTGCTGCAAACCTAAATCTTCAAATAAAAGTTTCAACACCCCAGTCGATGGATGTCATTCTTACCTCTTTTCCTCCCTCTACAGCCACATTCAATTCTTCATTGAACTCCACCATTTACCAACTCCTTCAGTTTTTGAAGAAGACCAACTCCTACTATATGTTAAATGTTTATCCTTATCATGGATACATTAAAGGAAATGGAAATTTCCCACTCGATTATGCTCTTTTCCAGCCACTGTCTATAAATCGGCAGATTGTTGACCCAAACACACTCCTCCACTATAACAACATGTTTGATGCCATGTTGGATGCAACCTATCATTCAATAAAAGCTCTCAACTTTTCTGACATCCCTATTGTGGTCACAGAGTCTGGTTGGCCATGGTCTGATGGAGCCGATGAACCTTATGCAACCAAGCAAAATGCTGAGATATATGTTAACAATCTTATCAGTAGGGTTCTGAATGGTTCCGGTCCACCTAGCGAGCCAACTAAACCTGTTAACACGTACATATATGAGTTGTTCAGTGAAGATCAGAAACCTGAGCCTATGTCACAGAAAAACTGGGGAGTTCTTTCAACTAAAGGTTCTGCTATATATCGTTTGAGTTCATTATCCAGCAGAGTCGCTGGAAGTTCTTCTGTTGTTTACTGTGTGGCAAAAGATGGTGCAGATCCTGGGAAGTTGCAAAATGGTCTGAACTGGGCTTGTGGTCAAGGTGGAGCTAATTGTTCTGCTATTCAACCAGGGCAGCCATGCTTTCTTCCCGATAACATTGTAAACCACGCTTCTTATGCTTATAATGACTACTATCAGAAAATGCAACTCAATGGTGGAACTTGCAACTTCGATGGCACAGCAACGTTAACTAATACTAATCCAA GTCGAGGATCCTGTGTATACACTGGAAG TGTTAATCCAAGCGGTGGGAATGGAGCTTCACCCCCAACTCCTTCACTGACCCTGGGGCCTTCCAGCGATTTCCTCCCCCCCAGTTCAAGTTCAAAACTTGATGCCAGGCAGTTTCACTTCTTGTCGTCACCCATGCTTTTATCTGCTTTCTTTCTGCTCTTGACTTGA
- the LOC103491590 gene encoding glucan endo-1,3-beta-glucosidase 4 isoform X3 codes for MACSSVFAHVCHDFPWDSGAFVGINIGTHVSSLPPASDVVSMLKQYEFTHVRLYDANAQLLKAFANSSTEVMVGVTNEEVLKIGKSPSAAAAWVNKNVVLYTPATNITAIAVGSEVLTSIPNAARVLIRAMKYLHKALVAANLNLQIKVSTPQSMDVILTSFPPSTATFNSSLNSTIYQLLQFLKKTNSYYMLNVYPYHGYIKGNGNFPLDYALFQPLSINRQIVDPNTLLHYNNMFDAMLDATYHSIKALNFSDIPIVVTESGWPWSDGADEPYATKQNAEIYVNNLISRVLNGSGPPSEPTKPVNTYIYELFSEDQKPEPMSQKNWGVLSTKGSAIYRLSSLSSRVAGSSSVVYCVAKDGADPGKLQNGLNWACGQGGANCSAIQPGQPCFLPDNIVNHASYAYNDYYQKMQLNGGTCNFDGTATLTNTNPSRGSCVYTGSVNPSGGNGASPPTPSLTLGPSSDFLPPSSSSKLDARQFHFLSSPMLLSAFFLLLT; via the exons ATGGCCTGCAGTTCTGTTTTTGCTCACGTCTGTCATGACTTTCCAT GGGATTCAGGAGCATTTGTGGGGATAAATATTGGCACTCATGTTTCCAGTCTTCCACCTGCCTCAGATGTGGTTTCAATGCTCAAACAGTACGAGTTTACGCATGTTAGACTCTATGATGCCAATGCCCAATTACTCAAAGCCTTTGCAAATAGTAGCACCGAAGTAATGGTTGGTGTTACAAATGAGGAGGTTCTAAAGATTGGAAAGTCTCCATCAGCTGCTGCTGCTTGGGTTAATAAGAATGTTGTACTTTATACACCTGCAACCAATATAACAGCTATTGCTGTAGGCAGTGAGGTTCTTACCTCAATCCCTAATGCAGCCCGAGTCTTGATTCGTGCCATGAAATACCTTCATAAAGCCCTTGTTGCTGCAAACCTAAATCTTCAAATAAAAGTTTCAACACCCCAGTCGATGGATGTCATTCTTACCTCTTTTCCTCCCTCTACAGCCACATTCAATTCTTCATTGAACTCCACCATTTACCAACTCCTTCAGTTTTTGAAGAAGACCAACTCCTACTATATGTTAAATGTTTATCCTTATCATGGATACATTAAAGGAAATGGAAATTTCCCACTCGATTATGCTCTTTTCCAGCCACTGTCTATAAATCGGCAGATTGTTGACCCAAACACACTCCTCCACTATAACAACATGTTTGATGCCATGTTGGATGCAACCTATCATTCAATAAAAGCTCTCAACTTTTCTGACATCCCTATTGTGGTCACAGAGTCTGGTTGGCCATGGTCTGATGGAGCCGATGAACCTTATGCAACCAAGCAAAATGCTGAGATATATGTTAACAATCTTATCAGTAGGGTTCTGAATGGTTCCGGTCCACCTAGCGAGCCAACTAAACCTGTTAACACGTACATATATGAGTTGTTCAGTGAAGATCAGAAACCTGAGCCTATGTCACAGAAAAACTGGGGAGTTCTTTCAACTAAAGGTTCTGCTATATATCGTTTGAGTTCATTATCCAGCAGAGTCGCTGGAAGTTCTTCTGTTGTTTACTGTGTGGCAAAAGATGGTGCAGATCCTGGGAAGTTGCAAAATGGTCTGAACTGGGCTTGTGGTCAAGGTGGAGCTAATTGTTCTGCTATTCAACCAGGGCAGCCATGCTTTCTTCCCGATAACATTGTAAACCACGCTTCTTATGCTTATAATGACTACTATCAGAAAATGCAACTCAATGGTGGAACTTGCAACTTCGATGGCACAGCAACGTTAACTAATACTAATCCAA GTCGAGGATCCTGTGTATACACTGGAAG TGTTAATCCAAGCGGTGGGAATGGAGCTTCACCCCCAACTCCTTCACTGACCCTGGGGCCTTCCAGCGATTTCCTCCCCCCCAGTTCAAGTTCAAAACTTGATGCCAGGCAGTTTCACTTCTTGTCGTCACCCATGCTTTTATCTGCTTTCTTTCTGCTCTTGACTTGA
- the LOC103491590 gene encoding glucan endo-1,3-beta-glucosidase 4 isoform X1 — protein sequence MKDDRKERRVIFEVDVSVNWRMHEKWPAVLFLLTSVMTFHVRGDSGAFVGINIGTHVSSLPPASDVVSMLKQYEFTHVRLYDANAQLLKAFANSSTEVMVGVTNEEVLKIGKSPSAAAAWVNKNVVLYTPATNITAIAVGSEVLTSIPNAARVLIRAMKYLHKALVAANLNLQIKVSTPQSMDVILTSFPPSTATFNSSLNSTIYQLLQFLKKTNSYYMLNVYPYHGYIKGNGNFPLDYALFQPLSINRQIVDPNTLLHYNNMFDAMLDATYHSIKALNFSDIPIVVTESGWPWSDGADEPYATKQNAEIYVNNLISRVLNGSGPPSEPTKPVNTYIYELFSEDQKPEPMSQKNWGVLSTKGSAIYRLSSLSSRVAGSSSVVYCVAKDGADPGKLQNGLNWACGQGGANCSAIQPGQPCFLPDNIVNHASYAYNDYYQKMQLNGGTCNFDGTATLTNTNPSRGSCVYTGSVNPSGGNGASPPTPSLTLGPSSDFLPPSSSSKLDARQFHFLSSPMLLSAFFLLLT from the exons ATGAAGGACGACCGGAAGGAACGAAGAGTAATATTTGAAGTTGATGTTTCGGTAAACTGGAGGATGCATGAGAAATGGCCTGCAGTTCTGTTTTTGCTCACGTCTGTCATGACTTTCCATGTAAGAG GGGATTCAGGAGCATTTGTGGGGATAAATATTGGCACTCATGTTTCCAGTCTTCCACCTGCCTCAGATGTGGTTTCAATGCTCAAACAGTACGAGTTTACGCATGTTAGACTCTATGATGCCAATGCCCAATTACTCAAAGCCTTTGCAAATAGTAGCACCGAAGTAATGGTTGGTGTTACAAATGAGGAGGTTCTAAAGATTGGAAAGTCTCCATCAGCTGCTGCTGCTTGGGTTAATAAGAATGTTGTACTTTATACACCTGCAACCAATATAACAGCTATTGCTGTAGGCAGTGAGGTTCTTACCTCAATCCCTAATGCAGCCCGAGTCTTGATTCGTGCCATGAAATACCTTCATAAAGCCCTTGTTGCTGCAAACCTAAATCTTCAAATAAAAGTTTCAACACCCCAGTCGATGGATGTCATTCTTACCTCTTTTCCTCCCTCTACAGCCACATTCAATTCTTCATTGAACTCCACCATTTACCAACTCCTTCAGTTTTTGAAGAAGACCAACTCCTACTATATGTTAAATGTTTATCCTTATCATGGATACATTAAAGGAAATGGAAATTTCCCACTCGATTATGCTCTTTTCCAGCCACTGTCTATAAATCGGCAGATTGTTGACCCAAACACACTCCTCCACTATAACAACATGTTTGATGCCATGTTGGATGCAACCTATCATTCAATAAAAGCTCTCAACTTTTCTGACATCCCTATTGTGGTCACAGAGTCTGGTTGGCCATGGTCTGATGGAGCCGATGAACCTTATGCAACCAAGCAAAATGCTGAGATATATGTTAACAATCTTATCAGTAGGGTTCTGAATGGTTCCGGTCCACCTAGCGAGCCAACTAAACCTGTTAACACGTACATATATGAGTTGTTCAGTGAAGATCAGAAACCTGAGCCTATGTCACAGAAAAACTGGGGAGTTCTTTCAACTAAAGGTTCTGCTATATATCGTTTGAGTTCATTATCCAGCAGAGTCGCTGGAAGTTCTTCTGTTGTTTACTGTGTGGCAAAAGATGGTGCAGATCCTGGGAAGTTGCAAAATGGTCTGAACTGGGCTTGTGGTCAAGGTGGAGCTAATTGTTCTGCTATTCAACCAGGGCAGCCATGCTTTCTTCCCGATAACATTGTAAACCACGCTTCTTATGCTTATAATGACTACTATCAGAAAATGCAACTCAATGGTGGAACTTGCAACTTCGATGGCACAGCAACGTTAACTAATACTAATCCAA GTCGAGGATCCTGTGTATACACTGGAAG TGTTAATCCAAGCGGTGGGAATGGAGCTTCACCCCCAACTCCTTCACTGACCCTGGGGCCTTCCAGCGATTTCCTCCCCCCCAGTTCAAGTTCAAAACTTGATGCCAGGCAGTTTCACTTCTTGTCGTCACCCATGCTTTTATCTGCTTTCTTTCTGCTCTTGACTTGA